From Lujinxingia vulgaris, a single genomic window includes:
- a CDS encoding 2,3,4,5-tetrahydropyridine-2,6-dicarboxylate N-succinyltransferase gives MKRPELLNAIDAHFERPADALGQEARADFEAFLKLLEEGSVRAAYPSEAGWVVEPSVKRGILLGFRLGQNVEMGGTDLQFSDKDTYPAQHLPVVERGIRVVPGGSSVRRGAYIGERVTMMPPAFVNVGAYVGAQSMVDSHALVGSCAQIGQRVHLSAGAQVGGVLEPIGQTPVIIEDDALIGGNTGLYEGVQVGKGAVIGAGCVITASTPVFDLVREEVYRATADAPLKIPAGAVVIPGSRPARGEFAKTHGLHMATLLIIKYRDDRTDASVALEELLR, from the coding sequence GTGAAGCGTCCCGAACTTCTCAACGCGATTGATGCTCATTTTGAACGCCCGGCCGATGCGCTCGGCCAGGAGGCCCGTGCCGACTTTGAGGCCTTTCTCAAACTTCTCGAAGAGGGCAGCGTGCGCGCGGCCTACCCGTCGGAGGCGGGCTGGGTGGTGGAGCCTTCGGTGAAGCGCGGCATTCTGCTGGGGTTTCGGCTGGGGCAGAATGTGGAGATGGGCGGGACCGATCTTCAGTTCAGCGATAAAGACACCTATCCGGCCCAACACCTGCCGGTGGTGGAGCGGGGCATTCGCGTGGTGCCGGGCGGAAGTTCGGTGCGGCGGGGAGCCTATATTGGCGAGCGCGTCACGATGATGCCGCCGGCCTTTGTGAACGTGGGGGCCTATGTGGGGGCGCAGTCGATGGTGGACAGCCACGCGCTGGTGGGGAGCTGCGCGCAGATTGGCCAGCGGGTGCACCTCTCGGCCGGCGCGCAGGTAGGCGGGGTGCTCGAGCCCATCGGTCAGACGCCGGTGATCATCGAAGACGACGCGCTGATCGGTGGCAACACCGGCCTCTATGAGGGGGTGCAGGTGGGCAAGGGGGCTGTGATCGGGGCGGGATGCGTGATCACAGCGAGCACGCCGGTCTTTGACCTTGTGCGCGAGGAGGTCTACCGGGCCACGGCCGATGCGCCCCTGAAGATCCCGGCCGGCGCGGTGGTGATCCCGGGCAGCCGCCCGGCGCGTGGCGAGTTTGCGAAGACGCACGGACTGCATATGGCCACACTGTTGATCATCAAGTACCGCGACGATCGCACCGACGCGAGTGTTGCGCTTGAGGAGCTCTTGCGATGA
- a CDS encoding pyridoxal phosphate-dependent aminotransferase, which yields MSERRPLSPSARAGAIEPTLIRALRAGMGPETIDFGLGQTDLSVSEAAARGASAALTQGARAPYTPNAGLSEARAAVAAHVGCAPAEVMLTCGVQEALAVSLLGLVEPGDEVLVPDPGFPAYANLVRACGATPVAYPLSPPAASGEPWALDLEAIAERIGPSSRLILLNNPSNPTGTLHSADELRGLAELIVRHDLAWLEDAIYEDYHWSGVFETLGSLESMQARGVRVSGLSKSHHLMGWRIGWMVAPADLIVALTPLHQHLVTCAPLPAQLALIEALKTHDEAMAQARAVFAERRETVQRLLGPVEGLGLSAMQGAFYAFVNVRPWLSCFGSTRELAEALLREQDVLVIPGEGFGQGGAGFLRIAYTCGEPQLSEGLTRLVRFLETHRS from the coding sequence ATGAGCGAGCGCCGGCCGCTGAGTCCTTCGGCGCGGGCGGGGGCGATTGAGCCCACGCTGATCCGCGCGCTGCGCGCCGGGATGGGGCCGGAGACGATCGACTTCGGGCTGGGGCAGACCGATCTTTCGGTGAGCGAGGCGGCCGCGCGCGGAGCTTCGGCTGCGCTGACGCAGGGCGCGCGCGCGCCCTATACGCCCAACGCCGGGTTGAGCGAGGCGCGCGCGGCGGTGGCCGCGCATGTGGGCTGTGCGCCGGCCGAGGTGATGCTCACCTGCGGGGTGCAGGAGGCCCTGGCGGTGAGCCTTCTGGGGCTTGTGGAGCCGGGCGACGAGGTGCTGGTGCCGGACCCCGGGTTTCCGGCCTACGCCAATCTTGTGCGCGCCTGCGGCGCGACCCCTGTGGCCTACCCGCTGAGCCCTCCTGCGGCATCTGGAGAGCCCTGGGCCCTTGATCTGGAGGCGATCGCCGAGCGCATCGGACCCTCAAGCCGGCTCATCCTCCTTAACAACCCCTCCAACCCTACCGGGACGCTGCACTCCGCCGACGAGTTGCGCGGGCTGGCCGAGCTCATTGTGCGCCACGACCTGGCGTGGCTCGAAGACGCCATCTACGAAGACTACCACTGGTCGGGAGTGTTCGAGACGCTCGGCTCGTTGGAGTCGATGCAGGCCCGCGGTGTGCGCGTGAGCGGTCTCTCCAAAAGCCATCACCTGATGGGGTGGCGGATAGGCTGGATGGTCGCTCCGGCGGATCTCATCGTCGCGCTCACGCCTCTGCACCAGCATCTGGTGACGTGTGCGCCACTGCCCGCGCAGCTGGCGCTGATCGAGGCCCTCAAAACCCATGATGAGGCGATGGCGCAGGCCCGCGCGGTCTTTGCCGAGCGTCGCGAGACGGTGCAGCGCCTCCTGGGCCCGGTCGAGGGGCTGGGGCTGAGCGCGATGCAGGGCGCGTTTTACGCCTTTGTGAATGTGCGCCCCTGGCTGTCGTGTTTTGGGAGCACGCGGGAGCTGGCCGAGGCGCTGCTCAGGGAGCAGGATGTGCTGGTGATCCCGGGTGAGGGTTTTGGTCAGGGCGGCGCGGGCTTTTTACGCATCGCCTACACCTGTGGCGAGCCTCAGCTCAGCGAGGGGCTGACTCGTCTGGTGAGGTTTTTAGAGACGCATCGGTCCTGA
- a CDS encoding DUF421 domain-containing protein → MQVDWIVAPLSDIAMVPISATALFIAVIIFTRWGGLRSFSKLSAFDFALTVAIGSLISSSLVTKDPPVMQALVGMASIFVLQTLTAGLRRRFNLSPLIDNEPIILVHNGEVLHENMRTSLLTLDDLRSKLRSAGVLDLAQVKAVVLETTGDVSVIASSQPDATLDPWLLEGVRGADQPAPQRIAKPEPTE, encoded by the coding sequence ATGCAAGTCGACTGGATCGTCGCGCCGCTCTCCGACATCGCCATGGTACCGATCTCGGCGACCGCGCTCTTTATCGCCGTGATCATCTTTACACGCTGGGGGGGGTTGCGCAGCTTTTCAAAGCTCTCGGCCTTCGACTTCGCGCTGACCGTGGCCATCGGCTCGCTCATCAGCAGCTCACTGGTCACCAAAGATCCGCCGGTGATGCAGGCGCTCGTCGGCATGGCCAGCATCTTCGTGCTGCAGACGCTGACCGCCGGGCTTCGCCGCCGCTTTAACCTCTCGCCACTGATCGACAACGAGCCCATCATCCTGGTCCACAACGGGGAGGTGCTCCACGAGAACATGCGCACCTCACTGCTCACCCTCGACGATCTGCGCTCGAAGTTACGCTCCGCCGGTGTCCTGGATCTGGCGCAGGTCAAAGCGGTGGTGCTGGAGACCACCGGCGATGTCTCGGTGATCGCCAGCTCGCAGCCCGACGCCACCCTCGACCCCTGGCTTCTTGAGGGCGTCCGCGGCGCGGATCAGCCCGCGCCGCAGCGCATCGCAAAACCCGAGCCCACCGAATGA
- a CDS encoding pseudouridine synthase gives MSDDSYAVDPEAANIRERRFEVDSNFEGWRLDQFLANRIPRISRSFASKIIRDGDLTIMPPRRAKASMRLLLGDVVVLREHLEPEEVQDEEAGILYEDEVMLVLNKPAGMLVHESASVRLNTMTHYLQRQGYVDAEPVHRLDRETSGALVCAREHRWVAPLRGVFATDHPEKIYRVLVEDPRGMWTPGRVQTLDTPLGPCPLSRLSIKVGEGDLRAVTHVRALSRHVYRGYALSDLEVRIETGRQHQIRAHLAMDGTPVAGDKLYSRDDAFFMAICDAPDDVSLLAQLPFERQALHAWKIALKNPKTGALLKVEAPVPKMWFEVA, from the coding sequence TTGAGTGACGACAGCTATGCGGTCGACCCGGAGGCCGCCAATATTCGCGAGCGGCGATTTGAGGTGGACTCGAACTTCGAGGGGTGGCGGCTGGACCAGTTTCTGGCCAACCGCATCCCGCGCATCTCGCGCTCGTTTGCGAGCAAAATTATTCGGGACGGGGACCTGACGATCATGCCGCCCAGGCGTGCCAAAGCGTCGATGCGGCTGCTGCTGGGCGATGTGGTGGTCCTGCGTGAGCATCTGGAGCCGGAGGAGGTTCAGGATGAGGAGGCTGGCATCCTCTATGAGGACGAGGTGATGCTCGTGCTCAATAAGCCGGCCGGGATGCTCGTGCATGAGAGCGCCAGCGTGCGCCTGAACACGATGACGCATTACCTGCAGCGCCAGGGGTATGTGGACGCCGAGCCGGTGCACAGGCTGGACCGGGAGACGAGCGGGGCGCTGGTGTGCGCGCGGGAGCATCGGTGGGTGGCGCCGCTGCGTGGCGTGTTTGCCACGGATCATCCCGAGAAGATCTATCGAGTGCTCGTCGAAGATCCGCGCGGGATGTGGACGCCGGGGCGAGTGCAGACGCTTGATACGCCGCTGGGGCCCTGCCCGTTGAGCCGGCTGTCCATCAAGGTGGGGGAGGGGGATCTGCGGGCGGTGACGCATGTGCGCGCGCTAAGCCGGCATGTGTATCGAGGTTACGCACTCAGCGACCTTGAGGTGCGTATTGAGACGGGACGCCAGCATCAGATTCGCGCGCATCTGGCGATGGACGGCACCCCGGTGGCCGGTGACAAACTCTACAGCCGCGATGACGCCTTCTTTATGGCGATCTGCGATGCGCCCGATGATGTCTCGTTGTTGGCGCAGCTTCCCTTTGAGCGGCAGGCGTTGCACGCCTGGAAGATCGCACTCAAGAACCCGAAAACCGGCGCGCTCCTGAAGGTGGAGGCGCCGGTTCCGAAGATGTGGTTCGAGGTGGCGTAA
- a CDS encoding TadE/TadG family type IV pilus assembly protein has product MNISETIQSVARQLRDEERATALTEFVIILPIFLVAFGGILSLYDAHETALRTHALASAELWKDVRPIQTSYKAQHMHPVAGAIDAGLHYNNTGQWSFAAAKDIGEALGGMYSDSGAKVSLAAIVEDVGVDEVYMSLDGIVGNNNSHAFNLMNDRILAGQMDMEGFSEIASTLLTKSGARPALAAGIRYGIGSSVVRKDFPSSPWLSGQAEAAYTAAAPPMPEERLMAVALTRLEMGTEEPLQEALMPFTMVPKFASAGSVQSGDELQEQGEECAQEAREWAECRDKWGVFCTKDKPDCGGAAAEQDGKDMLECLKDPPGGDSANCG; this is encoded by the coding sequence ATGAACATCTCTGAGACGATCCAATCTGTCGCTCGCCAGCTCCGCGATGAGGAACGCGCCACCGCGCTTACCGAGTTCGTGATCATCCTGCCCATCTTTCTGGTGGCCTTCGGCGGCATCCTCTCGCTCTACGACGCTCACGAGACCGCGCTGCGCACCCACGCGCTGGCCTCAGCCGAGCTCTGGAAGGATGTCCGCCCCATCCAGACCAGCTACAAAGCACAGCACATGCACCCGGTCGCCGGCGCCATCGACGCCGGCTTGCACTACAACAACACCGGGCAGTGGAGCTTTGCTGCTGCCAAGGACATCGGCGAGGCCCTCGGCGGCATGTACTCCGATAGCGGTGCGAAGGTCTCCCTGGCTGCAATCGTTGAGGACGTCGGCGTCGACGAGGTGTACATGAGCCTTGATGGCATCGTCGGCAACAACAACAGCCACGCCTTTAACCTGATGAACGATCGCATCCTCGCCGGCCAGATGGATATGGAAGGCTTCTCCGAAATTGCCAGCACGCTGCTCACCAAGTCGGGAGCACGCCCCGCGCTGGCAGCCGGTATTCGTTACGGCATCGGCTCTTCGGTCGTACGCAAAGATTTCCCCTCGAGCCCCTGGCTCAGCGGCCAGGCCGAAGCCGCCTACACCGCAGCAGCACCGCCCATGCCGGAGGAGCGCCTGATGGCCGTCGCGCTGACTCGCCTGGAGATGGGCACCGAAGAGCCTCTTCAAGAGGCCCTTATGCCCTTTACGATGGTTCCGAAGTTTGCCAGCGCAGGCTCTGTCCAGTCCGGAGATGAGCTGCAGGAGCAGGGCGAGGAATGCGCCCAGGAGGCCCGCGAGTGGGCCGAATGTCGCGACAAGTGGGGCGTTTTCTGTACCAAAGACAAGCCCGACTGTGGTGGTGCAGCTGCCGAGCAAGACGGCAAGGACATGCTCGAATGCCTCAAAGATCCCCCCGGCGGCGACTCGGCTAACTGCGGCTAA